Genomic segment of Nostoc sp. TCL240-02:
AATTCAAACAGCATTGCGGCTAAAGTATCAGCAGGAAATTACGTTACAACCTTTAGATGATAGTCTTGCTTTACAAGGGCGAGAAGCGATGTTTAAGCGATTGAAAGTCAGTTTACCAAATGCTGCTGCGGCGAAAGTTTAACCTAAGTTCGCTGATTAAGCCTCTCTCCGTGTCGGGCTACGGTGTACACACAAGTCTTGAAATCCCACTTAAAACTTGGTTTCGTTGCCTTAACCTTAAAATTAGCGGGATAAATGGAGTTTCTAGTCGTCCAAAATTTGGGTATTTACGGGGCTAAAAGGGTTGAAACCTTTGCGGACTATACTTGTGTGTACACCGTAGCCGTGTCGGGGAGAGGTTTGGAGAGGGGTCAAATTTGACATCAAGCAAGAGGGCAAAATATGACTCAAGCCTCAACCAAACAAGTAACATTTGATGAATTTATCGCCTGGTATCCCGAATCTTCAGACAGGCATTATAAACTACATGATTGGGTAATTGTTGAAATGCCTAAGCCAACAGGGAAGCACTCAGAGATAGCCGGGTTCATCAATGGTTCTTTGTTTATTGAAATCACCCGTTTCTCAATCCCTTGCTTTATCCCTAAAGAATGTGTCATCAAGTCAGTTAACACTGATTCAGGTTATGAACCAGATGTCATAGTTCTGGATAGACAAGCTGTTAGGGATGAATCTCGTTGGAAAAAAGAATCTATCATTACGCGGGGTAGTTCTGTCAAGTTGGTTGTAGAAGTTGTTTCAACCAACTGGAGTGATGATTATGCTTTGAAGCTAGAAGATTACGAGTCTTTGGGCATTCCAGAATATTGGATTGTAGACTATCTAGATTTAGGTGGTAGGCGCTTTATTGGCAATCCTAAACAACCAACTATTTCGATTTACCAATTAATTGAAGGTGAGTATCAAGTTAGGCAATTTAGAGGAAATGACCGAATTCAATCGCTAGCCTTCCTAGAGTTGAATTTAACTGCTGAACAGATTTTTCGGGCTGGAGAAGTTGCGTAAAAAACGGCTAAAGAAGTACAAGAGTCATCAGATGCAGCAACTTTAATTAATCCAGTTGAGTCAGAAAATTCTAGCTTCCAATTATTTTTAATCCGCAAAACGAAATATTTATTTTCTTGCGCCAAGTCTTGAATAAATTTCAACCCGGCAAATCCTCTGTCCATTACCCCAAGAGCATTTGTGGGTAAATTAAACATCATTTTCGAGCCAAAGTTATAATCATGAGCATGACCAAAATTGATGAAGTTATCTTCTGGGGTACCTGTAGCTAGATTTAAAGAACTAAAAAGTTTAACTTGATGATGTCCTAAAACCCATAACAATTTACTTG
This window contains:
- a CDS encoding Uma2 family endonuclease, with protein sequence MTQASTKQVTFDEFIAWYPESSDRHYKLHDWVIVEMPKPTGKHSEIAGFINGSLFIEITRFSIPCFIPKECVIKSVNTDSGYEPDVIVLDRQAVRDESRWKKESIITRGSSVKLVVEVVSTNWSDDYALKLEDYESLGIPEYWIVDYLDLGGRRFIGNPKQPTISIYQLIEGEYQVRQFRGNDRIQSLAFLELNLTAEQIFRAGEVA